The Alnus glutinosa chromosome 10, dhAlnGlut1.1, whole genome shotgun sequence DNA window CCCCAAATCAGTGTCCTAATCTTGAGGCGAGGAAGGGGTGTAGAGAGGGAGAGCTCCTCCAAGTGGGAGAAGTCTCGTGTGTATATGTTGGGGGCGATATGAGAGACATGCCTGAAATGGGGAGAGAAAGGGGCCTTATATTAGGTCTTTTGGGCTTTTATGACTATAGGCCCTATTTGGACTTTTGGGGCCCTTCTTGGGCCTTAGCTGGAGTGGGGCTTGGGCCTTGATAGTTGTAGGCCTTTTATTTGACTGGATCTTTGGTCCGGTCCATACTAGACAAATCTGGATACTcgtatctttttttcttttcttttttttctttttttcttttttttcttttcttataagTCGGTTACCCGTATCTTTCTTGATGACCAAAAAatgcatcaatttttttttttttaacctcttTTGTTAAGACACGTGTGCTTTTTAGACGATTCTTGATTCTGTCCGTTTAggtgttgaaattttttaataagaataatattctgaatttgTTTGCGGATTTCGAGATaataaaaatgtgtttgaaTGTTTAATAGAATTCatattctttttgaatttgtatttaggtgttgaattttgagattggaaaaaagtgttttttaatggtaggaagtgattgaaaataattggattgtatgaaaagttgtgtataatgattggtgttaaatttttgagattagaaaaaaaaatgtttcttaatgatagaaaatgattggattgtatgaaaagttgtgtataataattggtgttataaaaattaatgttgataatgattgaaataatcatggcatttgaatatttaaatccAGGTTTTATTCCGGTTGGATgtgggtttttaggtttttgaataaaacccaattaaaatattgaaaaagtttCGAACCAATCAGACCTAGCAAACAGAACAAATAGAGATAGTCAATCCAACTAGTTGAAAAGGCCAACCTTGCTAGGCTTTACAATATCTCGCAGacagttttctttcaaattgaattAAAGGACGAAAAGCCGTCTTCCGGCTTTACAATATCGCATAATGTCTTTCAAAGATGGAAACCCGGTAGAAAACCTTCAAATATTCCTTCTATCTAGTCTGTTAAATTGAAACGTATCCAAAATGTGACTCTAACATGCATTATAAAAATATGGCAGATTAATAGACtacatttaaataaataaataataaaaataaaaatcaacccagtttaaaaaaaaaaaaaatttgttctatCTTTCACCCGTATTGAAAAATTTAGTATGAAATTGAGAACTGTTGATTGGTACTTTCTGGTAAAAATTTCTGTATCTATTATATTCTCTGCAGGTTAAGAGAGTTTTAGGGATTTGCAACAATAGTATACCAAGCCGGgagaaaaatatatcaataaatatatctgtaaaaaataaaaaaataaaacaaaatctcatGTGACTTGTTCATTTTGAGAAAATccactaagagcactagtagttattaccctatattggttcccttccctatatttagaaaaaatttcatgaaaaacatcaaaaaaccttccacagcagatgccttatatttagatgaggggttgggaatgaatagtaattccctatgtatacatgtctactattcattccctatgtattattttaatataaaagaagtataattaattgatatagggaagagagaaaaagtaagaaagggagaaaaagaataaaataagagtaaaaaaataatatttaattgatatagggaaaagtaaaggaatctattgtggggtatttttttatagggaagcaaaaagtagttttgttccctaaatatagagaaaatagttgggaatctgctgttagagcactagtagcagttacctttatattggttcccttccctatatttagggaaaatttcatgaaaaacatcaaaaaacctcccacagcagatgccctatatttagatgagggagttgggaatgaatagtgattccctatgtatacatgtctactattcattccctatgtattattttaatataaaagaagtataattaattgatataggaaagagagaaaaagtaggaaagagagaaaaagaataaaataagagcaaataaataatatttaattgatatagggaaaagtaagggaatctattgtggggtattttttatagggaagtaaaaagtagttttgttccctaaatatagggaaaatggttgggaatctgctgctagtgctcttagtgctctaagagcattcctagcagcttctCTTCCCTTCCCATCTATTTTTCCTAAATGTAaggaataaaattactttttgcttccctatgaAAAAATACCCCACCAGCAGCTTCTCTTTACcattccctatatcattaaaatattaatttttacttttccattttgttttttattcatttctttttcttctctctcgttCTCTCGTCTTCTCCGTCACAGTGTCACACACAATGCCGCCATCCCTTCCGTCACGCAAGCTGCAGAATGGAGAGCGAGGAGGACACCGAGACGGAGGAAACGGAGATCGTCACGCGGCCGGTGTGGGTGAACCCGAATTTCTCGAAAAGGATCATGGGGCGGGTGTCGGAGGTGATGGCCAGGGTTTTGATCTCGGTGGAGCTGTGGGAGAGGAGAAGGAAGCGGAAGGGCAGTTTCGTCATTTTGGTGGTTGGTGTGGAGAGACTGGAGAGGAAATTGGCGTGGTGAAGGGGGCGAAGGGGGAAAATCAAGTGGGAGCGAAGGATGCGAGGCAATGATAAATTGATGATGAGGGTCAAGGGGAAAAGATCGAATTGGATACAATGGATACAATGGGGGATTCGGACGGACGCTGGAATCGGCGCAGGGGATATCGCTTGGTGGGTCAGTGTCAGACTCGGCGGTGGTGATTGCGACGACGTCGTTGGCTGTGGTGATCGGGCTGTTGGTCGTATTGGTGTGGAGGAGATCGTGGGATCGGAGTGGTGACAAGGAGGTGAAGCCGGTGGTGGTGCCCAAGCTGTCGAAATGGATAGAGGCataagaaaaagaggagcaGAGATGGCGATCGAAGAGAGAGGAGCGGTGAtgtgcacagagagagagaggaagaacaGATGCTTGGGatttgcagagagagagagaggaagcaCAGATCGTGGGCAAGAGgagagaggtttttttttttttatgaataaacaaATGCTTAGGattgctacagtgcttcccaatacaTTGAGAAGCACTGTAGCAATCCCAGGAAACATATAAGGaaagggaagctgctgtaggattgtttttttgacttttttaacattttccctAAAATGTAGGGAAGGGAACTCATAGGAaagctgctagtaatgctctaAGACCTATTATAATTTTGATCGCAAGAAAAGGCACGCTTCCAATCCATGAAAACGTTTCTAAAGAAAGTCTTCTTTTCactcaaaaatatataaattccATTCACAAAtatcatcttttatttttggcGAGACAATCACAAAATCTTTTGAATTGGACTAGATCAACTGAAATCAACACATCCTAGTAGTTCAAATAGGTCATTATTTACCCGATAACATGCCAATTGAAAAACCCTAACGGCCTACAATATGGTAAAATCTGGGAGTGTGTGTTAAGTACTGTAGGTGGAagttcaaaaccaaacaaagcTAATTACTGGTACAAATAGAAGACTACCGGCTCTCAGATTGAAGCCACTCTCAATGTCAATCTAAAAAGAAGATTACTCTCTAATTCGACGGAGAAGCCGAGGCGATCGTGCATTTGGGGAAAAAGGCCAATCTAGTGAGAGAGGCTTTACAAACTCCGATAGTCTATCACGGTGACTTCATCCTCCGGAGCATCCAAATCTTGATAACTGCACCACCACAGACAAGTAAATACCAAGAAACACATtcacaaaatcacaaaatcagAGAACTTTCATAGAAGCTACAGTTACTAAAAACCCCTACGAAAATTAGAAGCTCAAGTTAACAAAGATATTAACAATGAACTGATGTGAAGAGCTATTATTTACTAGGATAGTCCAATGAACTGATGAGTCCCACCACTGTTTCACCATGTCTACAAAACCTTCTGCTTTAAACCACATGTTCTCGAATTTTAATGATCTAGAACCTCTAAACATACCTGGACTATCAAGCAATAAGGGAAAATGATCCAATAGAGGTCGAGGAAGATGGTGCTTAATCAAGAAAGGGAAATGCTCTTCCGACTCTTGAGACACTAGAAATCTATTAATCCTCGACAAAGAAGGGGGGTCTTGATTGTTAGATCATGTGAAAGAACCTCCCGCCAACGGGATACCATCAACCCCTGCTCTGAAATGAAGTCTGAAAATTCCCACACGGTAGAGGTTAACCAAGACGCCCTAACCTTTCTGGTTCTATATTTGTTCGAATAAAATGAGCTGACAACAGAAAACCCCTGACAACTCCTCCCACAGATTCTGCCTTTCAGAATCAGCGTTGGGACCATAGACTCTTGGAAAAGCCCAAACGAACTGATCCAAAATAGATTTGAATTTGCAAGAGATACACAAAGTTCTCACCGCCTCTTCAATGCATTCCACTGTGTTTATCCCACATTAAGAGAATACGAGTCGATGCCAGTCCACCCCATGAAAGATCCACCCCACATGCCTCGGACTACACTGGCAAAAATCTACTCCATTTTTGTTTCTTGAAAACACATTACGCCAGGCTTCcagtttttcaataaattgctaaTACTGACCCTTTTCCCTGCATCATTAAGACCTCTAACATTCCAACTAATAATTTTCAGATTCATAATGGGATAGAAGCTTCACCACAAGACCGAGTAGGACAGGGTTTGGGCGGTTTCTTTTTGGAGTCACAGTTCACTGAGCaagacaaattaattagttcCCTAACTCATTTAACACTACTCCCTGTCTCTTTTTTATGGATCCTGGTGTTCCTTTATGACCCTTGCAACTGGATTCAATTGCAGAGAAAAAACTCAGAAACCTCCTTTTCAAAGCCTTAATAAGGaacccccaaaaaaatttccaaCCTATACATGCATTTTTAACTTAGTCCGACTTAACATTTTTACTCACATGAAGGGTTGAGTTAAGAAGGGAATTAACTTAGACGACAAAAGAGGGCACCCTCcttttaagaagaaaaaccgCAAAAAACTGGACAAGTGGTGTCAAGCTCGGCTATGTTGGTTAGCTGAGAAAAATAAAGCTCATCCCTACAAGAACGAAAAACAGAACCAACCCGATCATCTGATCGAGACAAACTATCACTCTCAACTTTGCCGACAACCCCACTAGAGAAAGCATCCAGTGGACGAAGCCTACTGTCTCCATCCTGGAACGAGAGCAAAATTGTGCAAGAAGATGTGGGCGAGTTGCGACAGAAGGAACAAAACTCAAAGTCCATCTCCAGTGGAGAAGACCCGGCCACCGGCATGACTGTGGCCATACACATGGTCTCTGTCCGATCTCGTCCCAACTTGGAAGTACAATTCCTCAACATTACAAATTCCGGCAAGATGCAGTGAGAAGAGAGACAGAGCATCATTGTGTGGGATCAAGGCAATGAGATTTGGAATGGGGAAGATGGAGAATCCCCTTACCCTTTGAATATTTTACATTCCGacttgcccttggattgggcaaTGGATAGTGATGAGGGCGAGGATATGTTTTTGGCAATCATGGATGCCATTGAATGAAGAGGACTTTCATCGGGAAACAATGGTAGCACAccaaaagaccaaaggtaggagggagctgttgaatttgaaaagctctaTTAACTACGGCGATGCAAGCGCACCCTCTCACGTTGGAAAGGCAAGATTCACATGATGTAGTGTTCATGTGGGatttgggttttagggtctagcgagtttgttgggttttttttttcggctggtttggttgttcatgtgtacttaagggagctttacgcttttttcaatatatttttattacttatcaaaaaatagaGAGACAAAGCATCAACAACTCGCTTAGGTCTAAAAGGACCTAACGCCCGAGAAAGAGCGATGACCCGAGCAACGTAACTCGAGCCACATGCCTATTAACAAATGCAAGTTGTTGCCCTGTATCTGGACCTTCGGGTGACACAGTAGCGAGGCCCAAACCAACACTATATTCTGGGTTGAGGCCCACTCGTCACAAAATGGAAAAGGTGGGCTGCGAAAGCTTGGTTGTGGGCCCATTAATACAGCGGGCTCCTTAAAAGAGGCTGGCTTTAACTGACTTGGTCTTGCAAAAACCACTGGGCCCGAATCATTGGGACAAATAATGGATGATTTACCCCCAACCCAACCTGCTCTAAAGCCTTATAAGAGTTGCTAACACGTGGGATCCATGTGGGAATTGACCAAGCTTTTCCCCATGACACATAATGCTTTCCACTCTCGTCTGCGTAGACTTTCAAACGCATACCAATCCTAGCGCTCGATTTCCTTGAGTACTAAAGACATACCTTTTTGGCCTTATGTAGCTTCCACTCAAGGAAGAACAGTACACCCACCTTTCTGCCCCTCCCATTTTGCTTTGCCATTTTTCGTGCAGAGGTAGAGACAAAGAACGCCAACAACACTAGACAGTTGTGCAACTGTACACTAGGCGTGTCGAGAGGGTCGTACTTTCTAGCTCACCGTTACAGGCCCATCCAGCACCCCTCTTGTTGAAACTAATTGGACTACCACGACCAGCTACCACATAAGTAAACGAGCGGGGACATTTTGAAGCTCCGGGGAGGATTAAACGACGGCTGGAGAAGCTTGGTACACCGGGGTATACGGAACCAGCAAGTACCGCATCACTTCCACATAACCACACCATCCCAATTTTTTCTTGCCTTTAGGAATAAGGACAAATCCCCTTCGCCCGCCACCACTAAACCCTTCGATGGCCATGTAGCACCAATAATGGTAACTGCACAGCTGGCCCAAGAGGACCCACACTAGTCCctaaacttacaaaggaagcCCACACTGTTTTCAATTTTTGCCATGTCTAAACCACCGAAAGCAGCCAGAAAACTCCTCCCAAAGAAATTGAACAGAGATAACCCTTCCTGCATTCTACTACTCATAACCTGGAGGAGTTTCCCCACGGCTCTAGGATGAACTCAATTGATTTCaattcaacccaaaaaaaaaaacacctccCCATGGTGGACTTCGTTACGGCAACAGattcaaagacaaaaaaaaaactcagcaGCTTCACCAAAAATCTTCGACAACATCTCCCCGTAACagccaaccaaccaaccaacaaaCAGAGAACAAAGAAAACTGAAACACCAACACAGAAGGCTAGCAGGGCACACCTTCACGCGCTGCTGAGAGGGATAGAGAGGGAGAAAGAAATGAATTGCATTCAAACAGGAATAACtgagcaaaaaagaaaatttacagaagaatataataaaacaaaagaatttgcATTCAAACAGGAATAACTGAACAAAAACGTTACTGGTGAGCACTTGAGCAGATTGACAACCCAGAAACATAGAAATATCCATAAGATCACATACCTTCGCATCCGTCGAGGATCGGGTCTAAAAGCTGGGGGAACAATAATTGGTGTCGGCCCCCCAATATTAGGACCAGGTCGCATTTTTCTGCCACTGCCATCATACGATGATGGCCCTCCCTGCTCCCGTATTATCTGCATTGCAACTTCTGGAGGAGCAGGAACAAAGGGTCCCAAAGGCCTGCAATAATCAATACGGGTGAGACTTCAAATAAATTGCAAAATTAACTTTCAAATGTTTCAGAACAAGAAGGTAAAGTATGATATGAAAGGGCAACCAACCCAGCACCAGGAACAGGCATTAAAACTGGTGGAGGAGGTATATCTGAGGGAAATGGGGCAACACCACTCATGGCTTGCCCACTGTATGCATCATACATTGAGTCGTCATGATTCCCTACTTCGAGGACACCAGGTTTAGATTGTCGATCACGGGAAGGGGAATTCTCATTCCTATCAAACCGTTCACCATCATTAATCCTGTCAACACGTTCATGATCCCTCCGGTTGCCACGGTCATCTCTCAATCGATTCTCCATACCCAGTCTCCGCCTCTGTGGCTTGTCCTTCTGAAAATAGGTCATGTAATGCATCATATAAGATACAGAAGTAACACGCATATATTGGATCAATTGTACATGATAAACTAGTAATAGTTTgagattttaaatatttttattattgccCCATATGTGTATAACATACAACATGAGCAAAAGATACCTGAGGTTGCTGCATGACAGGTGTTCCACCCGGAGCATCTGGATCACTGCATATATAATAAGGAATTCGTCACCTCATCCATAAAAGACTGCCAATAGTTACAATGaatgaacaaacaaacaaaagttaAACTTACTTCATGTAATTTTGGAAATAGAGATCCTCACGCACTTTCGAAGTCAGTTCCATTACAAGGTCTGAGTGTTTAAGCTTCAGATGCTTATGCACAAATTCAGAAGCATGGAAAAGCTTCGTACAGCCCTTGGCTCCACAGCCATACTTCCATCCATACTTTTCATCTCTTATTTTCCTAACAAATGGCTCCACGCCTTCAACAGCAGCTGCATCTATCTTCTCCTTAGCAGTCATTAATTCCAAGGGATCCTGACCTTTCAACCTTTCTTGCCAAAATGAGTCAAGTTTCTTTTCCCAATCAGCCCCagctttacttttttcttcaaaattcttTCCTTCTGGCCTTACATGCCTAAAACCCTTAGCTTCATTAGTTTCAACCATGCCATAGTAATCTAAACCATGGATCCGCCATAGATACGTGATAAGAGTATCCAGAAGCTCGACACCCTCCAGGCCTTTTACAGATGTTAAGCCTCGTATAATTATAATTGGACCAACAGATCCACCATGGGACTTATCACTGTCAGTTTTGTCATGACCAACACTGCATAAAATATTATCTTCAACCCCTTTTTCAGAATCAAGTTTGCGTACCAGGGCCCGAGCTTGTTCAATATCTGCCTGTATTCTTCTAGGCTCAGTACTGACAAGGGAGGCCTTTGGAGCAGctgaaaaatcattttctttaacTGGTCCCCTACCATGTCTTCTTCGTTTTCCACCGGCCTCTGCTTCATCATCAGAGTTTTGATCGCTAGCTAACCCCGATTTGTTTGATGACAAGGCATTAACACTAGGATTTCTACATCACAAAAGACGGATGTGTCATACAGCTAGGAAGATGCAAAGTTTCTGTTctctatcattttattttatttagagagagagagagagagagagagagtacaggTCAAGTGTTCCACTCTGCAAATCAAGCAAAAAATCCTTGGCCAAATTTCGAGCTTGTTCATTCCTCCTGCAAAGCATAGAATTAAAGACCAAACAAGATATTAATTAGTATGTCCAACTAACTACCCTCAAAAGTTATTAAGCCCATATATTAATCTAGTATGGTAAATATGCATGTGTATTTATCCGTTTGTGtgtgcacaaaaaaaaaaaaaaaaagaagcccttCACACAAAATACGTCTTAACCATACAAGATCAATTTATGCAAAAAGGATTTTGTGTTTCTCATTCTTCAGATAGATAACTAAGTCGTACTCACCTTTCAATGACAGTAATTAAATTGGTCGGATGATACTTGTCTTTCAACCTTCATTGACAGATTAATataattagttaaaaaaaactatatttacaTAAACAGTTGACATTAGAAAATTAGTTCATTGATGAACCATAACAGTCAAAAAAGAACCAATTAAAATCAACACCACAAAAAGAGAACCTACCACTCCTCATCTTTATGAGCATCAAAGAAAGCACGTTTCTGAGTAGAAATGTACTCTGTTTTATATTCTTGATACCTAAGTAATCAAAAGCACATATCATTCCTtgatcaaaaaaataaataaactatcaATTAATTAGCAAATGatcggacaaaaaaaaatagattcaaACATATTTTACTTCCCAGAATATACCTACGCTCAGCTTCGGCAGGTAAGATATCATCTTCAAGCTCCTGAATGAATTGCTTATAGGACATCAACCCCTCCCTGAAACAATTTGTGTATTGCATCACATTAATATATGCATCTGAACAAATAACATCTTTGGCAGAAGTTAAATGAGGATAAGATACAAGACATTCATCAACTATAATAGAAAAGCCACCACACACAAAAGGGAGGGGGCAAAAGAAAATAGGGAAACTTGAAAAATATGAGAGCAATTAAATTTGTTTCTATAAACAATATTGTCATGTTGAAAGAAGCATAACACAAGTACATAATAGCAAGTATACAAATAGCACTAAAGTGGGTCTGCATCTCAGCATTACAAGACacataaaatgaaacaaaaagtcTGTAAAGATCTGATAAAGTCAGAACGGATACCAGAAACATGAAGTATGACTATTATGTGAGTTCTAAAGTTCAATTAAATTCCATCATAACTAAATTCAGACATCACTTCAACACAGCTCAGAGGGAGTCCAGAGAAAGGCATTTTCAGTTATCCAGAAGAATACTATCATGGGAAAATTTCAAAAGATTCAAATTGCACTGCAAGCTTTGGTACTCTAACTGGATCAATTAAAATAATTCACAAATGTTTCTACAAGACAAGAAAAGACAGATTGAGTAAAGTAGTCTTTAGCATCTATATTTCTACTAGTCATGTATAAAAAGTTGTTTGCCTGACTAAGGTTCTGTAGAGAGTGGCCTTTTTTGTTTGGTCGGCAGCCCTATATAAGATCCTTACCAAAGATAACCACAAGAAATGGCATGTCATTGTGGCAGAAAGGTGTCACATGTGTAAAAGGAATGGAGAGTCCGTGAaccatcttcttcattgtgaggttgcttgtgccatttggaatgttttcttcatCATGGGTTATGCCTATACAAGTAGTAAacttgtatgcttgttggtcGACTACCGGCAACACTCAGAGTGTTGCAGTGTGAAAGATGGTGTCTTTGTGCCTTTTGTAGTGTCTATGAAGGGAAATGAATGACAAAAATTTTGAATACTGTGAGAGGACTATGAAGAAGattaaatctttattttattttattttattttagaagtaataagccaatctcattaaaagcgtaaggcgccccttagtataCTTGGAATATACAAAAGGAGATTAAatctttattgttttaataCCTTGTATCTTTGGATAGCTACTTTTGTTTTAGTACACTTGGAATATACAAAAGGAGATTAAatctttat harbors:
- the LOC133879568 gene encoding serrate RNA effector molecule-like isoform X2 — encoded protein: MAEVMNMPPDAVDQSPKPSANDDAPPPVPAPAPPPRRRDRRDERDVDRPPARRDYYERNASPQPRDRERDYKRRRSPSPPPYRDRRYSPPARRSPPPFKRSRRGSPRGGYGPEDRFGYDYPGGYERGMGGRPGFTDEKSHGRFMNRSADFESNRGGYADSSNTASTQREGLMSYKQFIQELEDDILPAEAERRYQEYKTEYISTQKRAFFDAHKDEEWLKDKYHPTNLITVIERRNEQARNLAKDFLLDLQSGTLDLNPSVNALSSNKSGLASDQNSDDEAEAGGKRRRHGRGPVKENDFSAAPKASLVSTEPRRIQADIEQARALVRKLDSEKGVEDNILCSVGHDKTDSDKSHGGSVGPIIIIRGLTSVKGLEGVELLDTLITYLWRIHGLDYYGMVETNEAKGFRHVRPEGKNFEEKSKAGADWEKKLDSFWQERLKGQDPLELMTAKEKIDAAAVEGVEPFVRKIRDEKYGWKYGCGAKGCTKLFHASEFVHKHLKLKHSDLVMELTSKVREDLYFQNYMNDPDAPGGTPVMQQPQKDKPQRRRLGMENRLRDDRGNRRDHERVDRINDGERFDRNENSPSRDRQSKPGVLEVGNHDDSMYDAYSGQAMSGVAPFPSDIPPPPVLMPVPGAGPLGPFVPAPPEVAMQIIREQGGPSSYDGSGRKMRPGPNIGGPTPIIVPPAFRPDPRRMRSYQDLDAPEDEVTVIDYRSL
- the LOC133879568 gene encoding serrate RNA effector molecule-like isoform X1, yielding MAEVMNMPPDAVDQSPKPSANDDAPPPVPAPAPPPRRRDRRDERDVDRPPARRDYYERNASPQPRDRERDYKRRRSPSPPPYRDRRYSPPARRSPPPFKRSRRGSPRGGYGPEDRFGYDYPGGYERGMGGRPGFTDEKSHGRFMNRSAGAYQNGPSDFESNRGGYADSSNTASTQREGLMSYKQFIQELEDDILPAEAERRYQEYKTEYISTQKRAFFDAHKDEEWLKDKYHPTNLITVIERRNEQARNLAKDFLLDLQSGTLDLNPSVNALSSNKSGLASDQNSDDEAEAGGKRRRHGRGPVKENDFSAAPKASLVSTEPRRIQADIEQARALVRKLDSEKGVEDNILCSVGHDKTDSDKSHGGSVGPIIIIRGLTSVKGLEGVELLDTLITYLWRIHGLDYYGMVETNEAKGFRHVRPEGKNFEEKSKAGADWEKKLDSFWQERLKGQDPLELMTAKEKIDAAAVEGVEPFVRKIRDEKYGWKYGCGAKGCTKLFHASEFVHKHLKLKHSDLVMELTSKVREDLYFQNYMNDPDAPGGTPVMQQPQKDKPQRRRLGMENRLRDDRGNRRDHERVDRINDGERFDRNENSPSRDRQSKPGVLEVGNHDDSMYDAYSGQAMSGVAPFPSDIPPPPVLMPVPGAGPLGPFVPAPPEVAMQIIREQGGPSSYDGSGRKMRPGPNIGGPTPIIVPPAFRPDPRRMRSYQDLDAPEDEVTVIDYRSL